The following nucleotide sequence is from Mangifera indica cultivar Alphonso chromosome 1, CATAS_Mindica_2.1, whole genome shotgun sequence.
CTCTCTCTAATTATATgcaaaattataagaaattatttttttaaaaaaaataatttcttataatttacCTACTAACTAGATTGTCTTAGCATGGGTGAAAAATGTCGTCCCAAGGACAAGCCAACTAATAAGACAATTGTGAACCTGAATATTGCCGTTTTCTAGTTTTTGTTCTTGAAAGATAATAgagatgaattaattttttatcataaaatgaaatctctttcctcttattttttaaatgttccTAATTGGTTAATCATATCATACCTCATATTTTATTCTACTGGTCTGTAGTGCAGACTTTATTTATCTAGTATATAACACAAGGTTCAAGAAGAATTTGTACAcgagacaaaattaaaattagaagagCACGTAGGAGCTTATGATCAtgtgatcaataaaaattaatagaactcGGCAGTTGATTGACAGTACAATGGCAGCAGCAGCAATAAAAAAGCATACAGTAGATATTACACACCGGTAAACTTGAAACAGGAAGAAGCCATAGCAGTCTTATCCTTAGTCTTCAAGATACTAAATCTGTTCATGACaatatatgtaaattaaatattgaatgaGAATATGATTCATAggatcaaaaggaaaaaaaaaaaacgttagCATCAGCacatttttcatcattaattaGTAACACAAGTTTGTAAAGCCAACAGCAAAATGCcatgaaaatatagttttaaGGGGAATACCTTTTCTTCACAATTGGGATGACTTGAGACTAGTTACACTGCTCTATTGCTTCAAAATGCGCAGTCGAGAGAGACGAAAGATACTTTGTAGTGACTTTATCGACATGTCCTGCAAACATGAAAGTGGCATAGACTTCCAATATATGCTGGGTAACTTTCTCCCACTTCTCGTCTTTTATCATACGGTAAATGTTTCTCAACATGAAATGAAACTCAAGAAGCTCAAGGTTTCTCAGATGCTCAATTCCAACTGGAATCTCTTTCAATTGTGGGCATCGTTTAATCATTAAGCTTTCAAGGTTAGGCATTGCACCATTGTCTATCATCATGGATTCTACTCTTTTAAAGTCAACGAGGAACAAAGTTTTCAGTTTTGGAAACCAACCTTCTTTGATATGTAATTGCTCCTCATGGTATGTCTCACACAGCCTAAGCTCCAATAAATTAGGCACGGCTTGAAGGACTCTCATGGGATCATCAGTTAATCCTgacaaattcaaaacaattctgacaatatttttaagtttaaagacCCAGTTTGGCAGCTTCTTCATGTTTCCCTTTAAGTAGATGCGCTGAAGACATTTAGGAGGAGAAGCCATGGATTCTATGTCAAGAATTTCTTCTCTACTTGTAGAAGATATTACCAGGCTTTCAAGTTTTTCCATATTCTCAATGCAAGCACACAAATCCTTTTCATTTCCATTTGGCATCTTAATTGCTAACTTTCTCAGATGGCTTAGCTTCCTAAGCTCTTTGAGTACTACAAAGTTGGCATCGACATAACCAAGCTTCTGCAGATCTAGTAAAGAGCCCAACCCCTCGGCTACTTTTAccgttttataattataagaacTGTCGACACCGCATGCCAGTAGATAACGCAATTTTTTAAGATTCTTGATCCCAGCTGGAAGCTCGTTTACAAGAGAACACTTCAAATTTAAGGTCTCTAAGTTGAGAAGCTTACCAATGGACTGGGGAAGTACTTTTACTTTAGTATTTTTCACACTCAAGTAGTGCAAATGGAAGAGGTTTCCTACTCCTTCAGGAAGAGACTCTAGTGGACCATCTTCAAAATCTAACACTTTTATAAGCTCAAAACCAGCAATAAGTGCAGATGGAAAAGACTCTGGCATTTTATctatattgaaaagaaaaacagaacGAATCTTCGAGTTCTTGATGCTCTCAAGAACGCCATCAGTACTTCCATTTATTGAAATGCGTCGAGTTTTCCAATAGCGACTTGAGCCCTCCCCGTTCACAAGGGTAGAGAATCCCAAATTATCAGTCTTTCTGAGTATAATCTCGTGCATCAGATCATGCACACGGCAAACTCTTGGTCTTCCAACCGAATCTCTCTTTACCACTTGAACCAAGCTTCTGTTAATGAGATCGCTTAAGAATTCTTCAGCTACTTGTTCAGATGTAGAGCTGTTGGAGTACGGAACAAAGCCCTCAGCAATCCACAGCCGAATCAGCCTTGCACAATTAATTGAGTGGCTTTCAGGAAACAAACCAAAGTACAAGAGAGAAGATTTGAGGTGATGAGGTAGACTGTAATAACCTTCCAATAAAACTCTGTTGCAATCTTTAAAATGGGAATCTCTTCCTAACTGTGTGCCCAAGCCATCGCGTAACCTTTTCCATTCTAATGCATCTTTGTTCTTGTTTGAGAGCAGACCACCCGCGGCAACAATTGCTACTGGTAAACCTTCACATTTCCCAAGGATGTCATGAGACAATTTCTCCAACTCTGGGGGACAAGACCCTTGAGGGCCAAAAGCCTTTCTGCGAAAAAGTTCAAACGCCTTATCTGAAGGCAAAGGTTGAAGCGGGCATACATTAACAGAAGGAACTGAATAAGCAACATCCTTGTTCCGCGTCGTGATTATTATCCTGCTGCTTTTGTTGTTATCAATTAGAGCATGCTCTATATCTCCCCAAAATTGAGTTTTCCATACGTCATCAAACACAAGCAAGTAACACTTGTCCTTTAATTGTTCGTTCAGCGTTTCGATCAGATGGCTCTCTTCCATTTCCCGTGTTTCCACCGGAGCAGTCAAAAGATCATTCTTCTTCACACTGTAAAACTGACGAATAATTGCCCTCAAAAGATCATTCTTCATGTATTCTTTCCCAACCGTGATGCGAGCCCGGCAATCAAAATGCTTTTTCACAGTATCATTGTCATAAATTTTTCCGACAAGAGTGGTCTTACCTAGTCCTCCTTCGCCCACCACTGCAAACACTGAGCGGTGGGATGTCCCACTCACCAACGAGCCAATCAATTTGTCTCTAGTAGATTCGATGCCCACAACTTCTTCCTCAGGGATGAAATAGGAGCCAACACGAGAGTCATGAGGTACAATATCTCCTGTCCCACTGCTTGATCTTTGATCTATGGACCTGAAGTTATAAGAGTCTGCTTTTCTCCTTATATCATcaagtgataatttgatatctTCAATCTCATGGCACACTTTCAGTTTGTTTATGATGCAACACAATTTTTTAAGGAAACGAATGAGACCACTGCCACGAGGAAGTTTTGCCTCCTTCAACATGTACTCATCCAGGACATCTTCAATATGATAAGCCTCTTCCCTCACTTGTTTTACCCAAGTACTTATGACGCCTCCATTTCTTTCTGCTGATTCTTCCTCTGCTGCCCTTTCATCTGCATCCCTGAGGAAAGATCTGATGAACTCCAATTCTCTTTTGATGCTTTCAACTTCTGTCTTTACATTTGTCAACAATTTGATTTCTTGGACAAGCAAGTTACCCAAGTGTTGTAAAGCAAAGCTTACTGCAAACTCTGCCATGACTCACAACCCTTTTCTTGTTCATGCCATCTTAATTCTTAAGGTGTATGCTCATGGATACAATGTTTAATTGTTGTGTTAAGAAACCAGCGGCGTGAATAAAAGTGTGGTTGCTGAGCAATAAAAATGGTAGGGCCCACACGGCTCAACAATTTGCAGGTAAATTATAAGATTTGAAGGATGATAGAGACTCCTTGCAAGACTCTAGAAAAGACCTTCCACCAGCCACTATTATTTCACTTGAATTAGAtgagaatgaaaataaaaaaattatgagcaaAGGAATCTTTGACTTGATTATTGAActattaaaatgagaaaatttatggtttgttataaaattaatgaaataaatggcAAAATGATTGACTTgccaaatgaaaataatgattttattaagtCAAACCCACggcaaaaggaagaaagaagaaagaagaagcaaGAGGAAAGCAAGGAAGTGTGAAGAAACGTGTTATAAAGATAATGAGATTAAAACAAAAGTaagagaaaaggagaagaagagtaGAAGCTATTCAAAGAAAAATGCTTTCCCGgatgaaaagaagaagaatgaagaaaaacaaTACACAATTAAATTGAGAGAAAAGTATATGTACAAATGAGAGGAGAGGGCTTTATATAGAAAACCTACTGTCCCCCTTTCTTGACTTTAATGCATGTTTATATTTTTGCGTTCACACTAATTTGTCAATCTTGCCTAcatggtggaaaatccaccatatATAACACTCCCCCTTCGATTTCCatcacttacagataattatattaaccttacTAAGGAAAAACTCAgtgagataaaaaccaaagcaaaagaacataattattaaatgtcctgtaagttggcgttagacgtgcttaaactgtctcattaaaaaccttactaggaaaacccagtgggacaaaacctagtgaagggaaaaagagtacagtgcaccttttgtctaatacttcaaaattttgcctgataAATGCTCCCCCTAATGAACGCTCctcctctttgtagtaggattaacttggttgcttgttgagccgccgcataccgatgttatacactaacttctcaaatgttgatgtcggtagtgtcttagtgaacaaatctgcaagattctcactagatcttatttgcttgacatcaatcttttacTCTGctagagctcatgagtgtaaaagaacttcggtgagatatgtttggttctgtttcctttgatgtacccacctctaatttgggctatacatgTTGCATTATcttcaaataatatgaaaggAGTGTTTgctgtagaaggaagactgcatgcattttgaatatgatggatgacagaccataaccatatacattctcggttggcttcatggagagctaaaatttctgaatgatttgaagaagttgcaacgaaggtctgcttggtggagcgccatgatataactgtgtcattataagtgaaaatatatccCGTCTGAGAACGGgtcttatgggggtcagaaagataaccagcatctgcatatccaaccaaactaggatttttaggtgatttgacagaatagaataatctcaaatctctagtttcgCATAGATaacgaagtatatgtttgatttcgtTCCAGTGGCGATGAGTTGGTGCAGAACTAAATCGGGCTAATAAATTAAttgcgaaggatatatccggtctcaTGCATTGGgctaaatataataaggctctaataacattaagatatggtacttcaggatcaagtatcttttcatcttcttctttatgaCGAAATGAGtcattttttggatcaagagaccgaacaaccattggggtgctcaaaggataagccttatccatattaaagcgttttaataatttttcaatatacgctgattgatggataagtattctatttaaattatgctcgatctgcaggtcgagacaatattttgtttttctcaaatccttcatttccaattcttttttcatatattcagtAGTTTTTTAGAGTtcttcaggagtcccaattaaattcatgtcatcaacataaactgctataatagcaaatcccgattctgaccttttgataaagacacatgggcatatagggtcattcacatagccctcttttttcaaatattcactgaggcaattgtaccacatacgttcggattgttttaatccgtacaatgatcgttgtaatttaattgagtacatgcctcttgaattgacctttTTTGCTTTAGgtaatttgtatccttcaggagtttcatataaatttcagtgttTAAATTTCCAtgcaaataagcagtaactacgtccattagacacATATCCAGTCCtttagagactgttaaactgattaaatatctgaatgtgattatatccatcacaggtgcatatgtttcatcaaagtctataccgagCCTTTGGGAAAGCCTTAGGCTACAAGcctgactttatatctagcaatttcatttttctcatttttttctcacaaatacccatttatatccaacaggttatacgtcttgaggtgttggaattacaggcccaaacacttgacgttttgctagagaagctaattctgcttgaattgTTTATTCCTATTTAGGTCAATCATGTCTTTATTTGCACTCAGCTatagtacgtggttcaaaatcatcatcattcagaatttcagtagctactgcaaatgagaatatgtTATCAATTATAAATGTTTCACGATTCTACACCtctcgtgtatgaacataatttaaagatatttcaatattctcatttttctattcttcaggattttgtatcacttcaggggtttgtgtcACTTTAGGGGTTTGTGTCACTTCAGGGACTTGTGCCACTttaggggcttgagtctcttcagggactataacctcttctggaggaatatttgtttgattatttacctttctttttcgaggaataGTGTCTtttgatccaacaggtctaccatgcttctggcgtgaggtagatggatcagtcacggctcgaatggactgttcagtagtcacattgattcttgctggtgcattagcaactggaacatgtgatcttgtcacttttgccgTATCTAtaaatgcatcaggcatttggttggaaataatttataattgcactatcctttgcacttcagtttcactttgggatgtgcgagaatctaaatgagacatgataggtacataccaagtaagttcatgtctaacttcaggaggcattttcttttcccctaaagacgggaaagttgtctcatcaaattgacaatctgtaaatcgtacagtaaaaagatcacctgttactGGTTCTaggtacctgataatggatgatgaattatatccaacatatattcccaaatgacgttggggtcccatttttgtgcattAAGGGGACGCAATAAGGACATATACAACATAAccaaatattatcaaatgagACACATTAAGTTGGTAACCAAGGACCAATTGTAggagagaatattgatgataagaagaaggtcgcaagcgaattaacgctgcaacatgtaatatagaATGCCCCTatatagaagtaggtaattgactttttagtaataaagtgTGTGtaattacctggagtcgtttgataagagactcagctaattcATTCTTtgtgtggacatgcgggactggatgttcaacctcaatccccattgacatacaataatcatcaaatgttttggatgtaaattcaccagcattatctagtcgtattgacttgatcgaataatctgtgaaatatgcctttaatttgataatttgtgctaatagtttagcaaatgcaacatttcgagtaggcaataaacaaacatgagaccatcgtgcagatgcatcaattaagaccataaaataacgaaatgatccacttggtggatgaatgggtccatatatatccccttgaatcctttacaaaaatgatggggattcacctccaattttggagggagatggtcttattactaatttgtctTGAGAACAGACAATGCAGAATTATTcattggacaataaaattttatgattctataatgtatgtccatgtgaattttcaataatcctacgcatcattgtagatcctgggtgacctaaacgatcatgtcaaagcataaatgtTTTTGGATTAACGAACTTCTagttcgatactgcgtaggattcaattgcctttataattgtataatacaattcagatgataaagtagacaatttttctaatataagccTTTCtccggaggcattactagttctatagatgaattctgcaccatttttTCAGTGTTTCGATCAGATGGCTCTCTTCCATTTCCCGTGTTTCCACCGGAGCAGTCAAAAGATCATTCTTCTTCACACTGCAAAACTGACGAATAATTTCCCTCAAAAGATCATTCTTCATGT
It contains:
- the LOC123193793 gene encoding disease resistance protein RPM1-like, translating into MAEFAVSFALQHLGNLLVQEIKLLTNVKTEVESIKRELEFIRSFLRDADERAAEEESAERNGGVISTWVKQVREEAYHIEDVLDEYMLKEAKLPRGSGLIRFLKKLCCIINKLKVCHEIEDIKLSLDDIRRKADSYNFRSIDQRSSSGTGDIVPHDSRVGSYFIPEEEVVGIESTRDKLIGSLVSGTSHRSVFAVVGEGGLGKTTLVGKIYDNDTVKKHFDCRARITVGKEYMKNDLLRAIIRQFYSVKKNDLLTAPVETREMEESHLIETLNEQLKDKCYLLVFDDVWKTQFWGDIEHALIDNNKSSRIIITTRNKDVAYSVPSVNVCPLQPLPSDKAFELFRRKAFGPQGSCPPELEKLSHDILGKCEGLPVAIVAAGGLLSNKNKDALEWKRLRDGLGTQLGRDSHFKDCNRVLLEGYYSLPHHLKSSLLYFGLFPESHSINCARLIRLWIAEGFVPYSNSSTSEQVAEEFLSDLINRSLVQVVKRDSVGRPRVCRVHDLMHEIILRKTDNLGFSTLVNGEGSSRYWKTRRISINGSTDGVLESIKNSKIRSVFLFNIDKMPESFPSALIAGFELIKVLDFEDGPLESLPEGVGNLFHLHYLSVKNTKVKVLPQSIGKLLNLETLNLKCSLVNELPAGIKNLKKLRYLLACGVDSSYNYKTVKVAEGLGSLLDLQKLGYVDANFVVLKELRKLSHLRKLAIKMPNGNEKDLCACIENMEKLESLVISSTSREEILDIESMASPPKCLQRIYLKGNMKKLPNWVFKLKNIVRIVLNLSGLTDDPMRVLQAVPNLLELRLCETYHEEQLHIKEGWFPKLKTLFLVDFKRVESMMIDNGAMPNLESLMIKRCPQLKEIPVGIEHLRNLELLEFHFMLRNIYRMIKDEKWEKVTQHILEVYATFMFAGHVDKVTTKYLSSLSTAHFEAIEQCN